The genomic DNA TTGATTGTGAATGAGTTGGATGAGCGTTCAGTAGCTAGTCCATTAAAAGTAAATTGTGCATTTAGGCCAGCTGTCTTAACTGCATTTGATGCGTCTAATTTCAATTTATCTCCCATACCACCAGTGACAGTGATTGCGCCATCACCACTATTTTTAGCAGTCATTGCGATTTTCCCTGTATGTGAATCAAAAAATGCATTTACTCCCGTTTCTTTATTAATTCTAGTTAAAACAGATTCGATTGTATCCGTTTCTTCAAACGTTAGTACTTCACCAGCTTTTCCTGGTGCATCAATCTTAATTGTCATATCTCCCTGCTCTAACCCAAGTTCTTTTAATGTAGAATTTTTCACTTGTGCCTCAGTAAGTTTAGTACCGTCTGATTGTTGTAACTCTCCACCTTGCACAGTTGCTTTCTTAGCCAACCGCTCAATCGAGATCGTTCCTGTAAAATCAGCTATTGAATTCGTACTTTTAATGTCAACCGCATTTGGATTGGAGTTCGTTACATTTTTCGCCATGAACGTACTTTCGAACTGCAATGTGTCCCCAATTTTACTACTTGTTGCTTGCAAATTCCGGTTAATGCTGCGGTAATCATTCAATTGCCACTCCAAGTATTGCTTTTTCTGTATCGTTTTATCTAGCGGTATCCGATTTGCCTTCATTAAATCCTTAATAATCGAGTCTATATCCATCCCCGAAGCTATTCCACCAATTCTCATAATCCTTCACACCTTCTCATCATATTTTTTGATCTACCAATAAGCCTACAAATTCACGCATCGCCGCATGGATATCCATCAATTTCTTGGATGGGATTTCCCGAATGACTTCGTCGGTTGTCGAATCGACAACCGTGACATAGTATTCGTTGAGCTTATCATGAAACTTAAATCGCAATTGCGTATTGGCACTCGCCAAAAATGTGTTCATACTGTCTGTCATTTGCTTTGCTTTCTCTGCTGACAACTGTTGTTCTTGGTCGGCTTGCGGCTGTACTTTCTCTGCAACGGCTTTCACTGGAATAACCTGGACATCCATGTCCGGTGCCGCTTTTTCTACTGAAACGCTTGCTTGATGCGTCACAGTTCCACTATCCATACGACTGACCATTCCTCAAACCTCCCTGTTCATGAGAACTTCCATTACAAATTATATCGGCATATCCAAAAGGAAGTTGAGCCAATTGACAATAAAAAGTACTGAATTTTACTCTTTCCCCTTCAATATACTATCTATTTGAACAGATGAATATCGCCTAGTCGCTACAGGTTCAATAAACCCTGCATTAAATCATTATTCTGAACCCTCTTATTATTAATCCAACTCTAAACAAATGATTGAATAAACCGAAATTCACAGTAAGTGGTCTCTTTTTAAAAATTAAGAAAAGGAAGGTGTTTCGATATGTTTAAATCCGTCAAAACTAAAATCATTTTAACGGTCATGGTACTATTTCTCATCGGAATATCCATTATGACAATAATTAGTAGTACACAGGTGAAAAATAATACAGAAGAAAGCATCATTAATTCGAGTGGTACACTCGTTAACGAGATAGGCTATATCATTGAGAACTTTCTCGGTCAGTATGACAAAGGCCTCACTCAAATTGCTACCTCACCTACGGTTATTGAATTTGCAGAAGCAGGCAATGGAGAAGCCGTAAGTAGCCAACTTCAAGCCATCAATTCTGTATTTGAAAACTTCCTTGGTCCTTATGCCGATGCATCATCTATCTACTTAACATTACCGACTAAACAAACCGTGATTTCGCCTTACTCTGATCTCGGAGAGGACTTTGATCCCACAACACGTGATTGGTATACGCTAGCGATGGTAAATCCCGACACGGTACACTGGACAAATCCTTATATTGACGAAGCAACGGGCGAATTCGTTATTAGCGCTTCAAAAGCGGTACAAACAAATGGCAAAGTCATCGGTGTCGTCGGCCTCGATGTCCAACTTGCTGCACTCACCGATACAATTTCAGCGAGCGACATTGGCTACGAGGGCTACCCAGCCATATTTGATACGGAAGGAACAGCCATTGCCCACCCTACATTACAAGGTGATAACTTAATGGACCTCCCTTACATCACTGAAATGTACAAAAACGATTCCGAACGGGACGTGATTCATTATGTCCATGAAAATGTCCCGAAAGTGCTGATTTACTCTACACTCCCAGAATTCGGTTGGAAAGTGTTAGCCGTCTATGATGAAAAAAATATTAATGAAATGGCCAATGACCTACGCATCTCGATGGTCATCGTTGCACTCGTGACGTTATTCGTCATCTTTGCTGCATTGTACATCATGATTAGCCGAACCATCAAACCACTTGGACAAGTAAACGCACTAATGGACTCTGTTTCGCAAGGGGATTTAACCGTTCGCACCGACATTAAGAGCAATGATGAGATTGGTGAACTCGGGCGCAACTTCAACATCATGATTGACAACATGAATGCCATCATTACGGTCGTCAATAGCTCCGCATCAAACGTTCGCGTAAGTTCCGAAAGTTTGAGTGCAGTTGCGGAAGAAACGAGCGCTTCCAGTGAAGAGGTTGCACACGCAGTCAACGAAATTGCACACGGTGCATCAAGATCCGCTGAAGATGCTGAAATCGTTACCGAACGCTCCGACCTTCTTGGTCAGCAAATTAACGAAATCACAACGAAAGCTGGCATCATGTCCGACATCGCTACAAAAGCTGGGGAAATGAATACCAATGGTCAAGGCCAAATGCAACAGCTCAAACAATCCTTCGGCGACTGGGAAACGAACCTACACTCCATGTCCGAAGTCATCGGCACACTAGAAACAAAAGTGAAAGCAATCGGCGGTGTCATGGAAACAATCACCGAAATTTCAGCACAAACCAATTTACTCGCACTGAATGCCAGCATTGAAGCAGCACGCGCTGGCGAACACGGTAAAGGCTTCGCTGTCGTGGCAGATGAAGTACGAAAACTCGCAGAACAATCGGCGCGTTCTACAGAAGAGGTTAAAGTGACCGTTCAAGAACTACAAACAGAATCACAACTTGTCACCCAACAAATGAACGACACACGTGACAACTTCCAGCGTCAAGGAACAGTCGTCAATGATACCGAAACGACTTTCGGGGAAATCTCTACCTTGATGGCCGATATGCAAGACTCCATCGCTGCCGTCTATACAGAAATCCAGAAAGTCACATCTCATAAAGAGGACGTCTCAGAAACAATCCAAACGATGGCAGCCACTTCTGAAGAAACAGCCGCTGCCTGCGAAGAAGTCAGTGCCTCCACAGACGAACAACTACGCGCCATCCAATCCGTAACGGATGCAGCAGAAACGCTAACGGAGTTGAGCGAGGAATTGAGCACAGCCGTTAATCGATTTAAAGTATAAAAACTGAAACCCATTCTGGACAATACATCCAGAGTGGGTTTTATGTTTTTTATCCTATAAACTGAATTCCAATGCTATTGCCAAGCTTAGTATTTTCTTCTTATCGCTAAACAATTGTATAGAAAAGCCGAAAATCTTTTATAGTGACCTATTTAAACAGGACGAAAGAGAAGGTGTTCAATAGATATGTTTAGATCCATCAAAACAAAAATTATCATGACTGTCATGGTGCTATTTGTAATCGGGATAGCGGCAATGACAACCATCAGCAGTACCCAAGTGAAAAACACGACTGAAAAAAGTGCCACAGATGCTAGTGCAGCACTCGTCAACGAAATTAGCTTCGCCATGGAGAACTTTCTCGGGCAATATGGGAAAGGCATTGGACAACTGTCTACAACGCCGACAGTGACAGATTTCACACTTCCTAGCGAAGACAATCCAACACATAATCCCATTCCCGCACTCGAAAAAGAATTCGACAGTTTCCTCAGCTTCTATGAAGATGCAACATCTGTCTATCTAGCGCTCCCCACTCAGGATATCATCATCATGCCACAGGCTGATCTCGGAGCTGATTTTGACCCGACAACACGTGAATGGTATCAAAATGCCGTTGCACAGCCCGATATTATCCAATGGTCTAGCCCATTCATCGACTCAGCAACAGGCGAACTAGTCATCGCGGCATCCAAAGCCGTCCAATCGAATGGCAAAGTCATCGGTGTTCTTGCCCTGGACGTTGAACTAACTGCACTCGCAGATACTGTAGCAGCTAGTGATGTAGGTTACGGTGGGTTTCCAATGGTTCTTGATACAGAAGGGAACGTCGTTGCCCATCCCTACACAGCTGGAGAAAACTATATGAATCTACCGTTTATCGCGGACATGTATACAGAAGGTAACAATCAAGGCGTCGCATACTATGCACATGAAGGTACCGATTTTGTGAATGTGTACGCTACCTTACCCAATTTCGGTTGGAAAGTCTCTGCAATCTATCAAGAAAAGAATATCAATGCCACCGCTAACGACTTACGCAATTCCATGATGATCATTGCATTGATCACATTGCTTGTTATTTTCTTAGCATCGTACTTCATCATTAGCCGAACCATCAAACCACTAAGCCAGCTCAACACCTTAATGGATTCCGTCTCCAAAGGCGATTTAACCGTTCACTCCGACATCAAGACAAAAGATGAAATCGGCGAGCTTGGCAACAATTTCAACACCATGATTGACAATATGAACGCCATTATTACAGTCGTCAATGACTCGACTTCAAACGTTCGGGCAAGTTCCGAAAGCTTGAGTGCAGTGGCTGAAGAAACAAACGCATCCAGCGAGGAAGTCGCACATGCAGTTAACGAAATCGCACAAGGTGCAGCAAGATCCGCTGAAGACGCAGAAATCGTTACCGAACGCTCCGACCTACTTGGTCAACAAATTAACGAAATCACGACGAAAGCCGGCGTCATGTCAGACATCGCTACAAAAGCTGGTGAAATGAACACCGATGGACAAGGCCAAATGCAACAACTAAAACTCTCCTTCAATGACTGGGAAACGAATTTACAATCCATGTCCGAAGTGATTGGCACACTTGAAACAAAAGTGAAGGCAATCGGCGGTGTTATGGAAACCATCACTGAAATTTCAGCACAAACGAATCTACTGGCACTAAACGCTAGCATCGAAGCAGCACGCGCTGGTGAACACGGCAAAGGCTTTGCTGTCGTGGCGGATGAAGTTCGTAAACTCGCGGAACAATCAGCACGCTCGACAGAAGAAGTAAAAGTCACAGTGCAAGAGCTACAAGCAGAATCACAACTTGTCACCCAACAAATGAACGACACACGCGAAAACTTCCATCGTCAAGGAACCGTTGTCAACGACACTGAAACGACTTTCGGGGAAATCTCTACGTTGATGGCTGATATGCAAGATTCCATCGATGCTGTCTATTCAGAAATCCAGAAAGTCGCAGCACATAAAGAAGATGTCGCTGAAACAATCCAAACAATGGCCGCTACTTCACAAGAAACAGCCGCCGCTTGCGAGGAAGTCAGTGCTTCCACAGATGAACAACTGCGCGCCATCCAATCTGTAACGGATGCGGCAGAAACGCTAACAGAATTGAGTGAGGAATTGAGTCAAGCTGTTAACCGATTTACAGTATAATCAAGCAACAAAACCCGCCTAGATATGAAGTCTTAAGCGGGTTTTTCTCTTTATACAACAAATTTCGTGTACTGAAAGCAAAGCATCAGCTAAAGGGCCTCTATTCCGAATCTTATTATTATTCATCTTTACCTAAACAAACGAATAAAAAGACCGAAAGTTTTATAGATACTATTATAATAAGGTCGAAAGAGAAGGTGCTACATATGTTTAGATCCATCAAAACAAAAATTATCTTGACTGTCATGGTGTTATTCCTCATCGGGATATCCACAATGACCGCCATTAGCAGCACACAAGTGAAAACGAAAACCGATGAAAGTATCATTAACTCAAGCGGTGCATTTGTTTCCCAAATGAGCGCTGCCATCGAAAACTATCTCGAACAATATGGGAAAGGCCTGGCACAATTAGCAAATTCGAGCTCCATTACAGACTTTGTTCTTGACGAACAAACTGCTCCGCAAATTTTACGTGATGCACTCGATGAGGATCTCACACAATTTTTAACATTGTACAGTGACGCAGTAAAAGTGTATTATTCAAATCCAAACCAGCATATCAACATCCCTTACGTAGATCTTGGTCCTGATTACGATCCTACTCAACGTGAATGGTACACAAACGCTACAGCTCAGCCAAATGAAGTACAGTGGTCCTCACCTTATATTGATAAAGGCACAGGCGATTTGGTCATCACCGCTTCTACCACTGTCCATGCAGATGGAAAACTCATTGGCGTCGTTGGTCTCGACGTTCAACTGAACGCTCTGACTGAAAAAATTGCAGCAAGTGATGTTGGCTATGAGGGCTTCCCTGCCATATTCGATACGGAAGGCACAGCAATTGCTCATCCAATATTACAAGGGGAAAATTTAATGAATCTCTCCTACTTTAGAGACATGTACAACAACGATGCTGAACAAGGAACCATTTATTATGTCCATGAAAATATCCCCAAAGTGCTTATGTACACTACAATCCCGCAATTCGGCTGGAAAGTGGTAGCTATCTATGATGAAAAAAATATCAACGAGATGGCTAATGATTTACGCATCTCAATGGCAATTGCTGCGCTGATTACGTTATTCGTTATTTTCGCCGCGCTATACATCATGATTAGTCGAATGATTAAGCCACTCGGACAAGTCAATACTTTAATGGACGCTGTTTCTCAAGGTGATTTAACCGTTCGCTCCGACATCAAAACGAATGATGAAATCGGCGAACTCGGCAAAAACTTCAACACCATGATCGATAATATGAACGCCATCATTACAGTCGTCAACGACTCTGCATCAAACGTTCGTGCCAATTCCGAAAGCTTGAGTGCAGTAGCTGAAGAAACCAATGCCTCCAGTGAAGAAGTTGCACATGCGGTAACCGAAATCGCACAAGGTGCATCAAGATCCGCCGAAGATGCTGAAGTCGTTACTGAACGCTCCGACCTACTCGGGCAACAAATTAACGAAATCACGACAAAAGCTGGCGTCATGTCAGACATCGCTACAAAAGCTGGGGAAATGAATACCAATGGACAAAGCCAAATGCAACAACTAAAACAATCATTCGGCGACTGGGAAACGAACCTGCACTCCATGTCCGAGGTCATCAGCACACTCGAAACAAAAGTAAAAGCAATCGGTGGAGTTATGGAAACCATCACTGAAATTTCAGCACAAACGAATCTACTAGCGCTCAACGCTAGCATTGAAGCGGCGCGTGCAGGTGAACATGGCAAAGGCTTCGCTGTCGTTGCGGATGAAGTACGAAAACTTGCAGAACAATCCGCACATTCAACAGAAGAAGTCAAAGTGACAGTTCAAGAACTACAAGCCGAATCACAACTCGTCACTCAACAAATGAACGACACACGCGACAACTTCCAACGCCAAAGTACTGTCGTCAATGACACCGAAACAACTTTCGGCGAAATCTCTACGTTAATGGCAGATATGCAAGATTCCATTGATGCCGTTTATACAGAAATCCAAAAAGTCGCTGCTCACAAAGAAGACGTCGCTGAAACAATCCAAACAATGGCCGCTACTTCACAAGAAACAGCCGCTGCTTGTGAGGAAGTCAGCGCCTCCACAGACGAGCAACTACGCGCCATTCAATCCGTAACAGAAGCAGCAGAAATGCTAACGGAATTGAGTGAGGAATTGAGTCAAGCTGTGAACCGATTTAAAGTGTAGTGAAACGACAAACCCCGCCTCAGATTAAAAAATGTCTGGAGCGGGGTTTTCATCATTTAGATATAGAAGCCGAAGCATCATCTGTCCGTTTAAACTTCGGATAGCCAATCAAAATGGCTATCACACAACAAATCCCCATCAACACAGGGTAAAACGAATACAACATTATGCTCACCGGTGAAATCGCAGCGAGTCCAGCGGCGGCGAGTAATTGGGCGCCATAAGGTAAAATCCCTTGCCAACAGCCTGCGAACGTATCCAACAAACTCGCCGACTTGCGAGGATCCACCCCATACTCATCCGCAATGCTCTTCGCCAACGGACCGGTAATAATAATCGCAATTGTATTATTCGCAGTCGCAATATCCGCCGCACTGACAAGCCCGGCAATCCCAAACTCGGCCCCTTTTTTCGACTTAATATTCCGCGTAATCATACGCAGTAAATAATCGATCCCGCCGTTATATTGGATAATGCCGATAATCCCCCCGATTAAAATCGAGACAATCGCCAAATCTTCCATCGTCATAATCCCTTCAGCAGTCGCCTGTAATAAGCTACTCATTTGATAAGAGCCATCCAGCAAGCCAATAACACCCGCAAAAATCGTCCCACCAACCAAGACGACTAATACATGCGTGCCCGCAAGTGCCGCCACTAATACACCAAGATAAGGAAGGATTTTCACCCAGTCATACGGGTAATCCCCGGCAAGTTCCACAGCATTGCCACGTGTCAGCACACCAAGAATCACAAGTGTAATAAGTGCCGCAGGCAATACAATCAAAAAATTCACCTTAAACTTATCTTTCATTTTCGTATGCTGCGTTCGGACCGCCGCAATCGTCGTATCCGAAATCATCGACAAATTATCACCGAACATGGCACCACCCACAATGGTTGCCATGGCCAACGCCACCGGAATTTCCGTTTGCCCCGCAATTCCAACCCCTATCGGTGCCAATGCAACAATCGTCCCCATCGATGTCCCCATCGAAATGGATATGAAACACCCGATAACAAACAATCCAACCATCAACAAATTCGCTGGCAACAAGGACAAACCTAGATTCACAGTCGATTCAACTGCCCCCATCCCCTTCGCAACACCTGCAAACGCACCCGCTAAAATAAATATGACGGCCATTAAAATAATATTCGGATGCCCTGCACTCTTCGTAAAAACATCTACCTTTTTACTAAACGTTTCCTTGCGATTCATCAACAACGCAATTGCTGAAGCAATCAATATCGCAACGTTCAATGGCATCGTCGAAAAATCATTCGTTAACATGCCCGAACCGATAAAAAGGACGACAAAAACAATTAGCGGTAAAAACGCCAATAGATTGCCCTTTGTCCCTTCATGATTTGACATCATTCACACTCCATTCATCTTGAAAATGCTCGTATTTACTCATTTATTGTCCGTCTATCTCCACAGACGGAATCCTCGCTATTTTCATAATTTTAATTCAAAAAGGTTTACTTCGGTATAAGGCATGTGATAGCATAGATAGTATAATGGTGCAATTTGAACGTTTTATTAAATCATGCTAAAGTGCAGACCCCTTTAAACGAGACAAAGCTAACCCACTTCCAAATAGGGCTTACGCTTTTTACATCCGAAATACAACGACCTATTTCAGGATTACACACAGAAGTCTCCAGAAAACAGTATAGCACAAAAAACAGCCCTTCCATTGAGATATGTACTCGATGGAAGGGCTATTTTAATGATTTATAGCTAAACTTGGAATTTGACACTTTTTACGCTTCTGTTATACAGGAACTACTGCTGATTAACTCAGCAATCCTCACCCTTTATCCGATACCAAAGCCGGGTCCTCCTCTACAACTAACGGAACCTCCACCGTCTTAACTGTCTCCTGAAACTTTGGATACCCAATCAGAATCGCAATAATTCCACAAAGCGCCATCAGAATCGGATAAAACGAATAAGGCATAATACTGACCGGTGAAATCGAGGCTAACCCAGCAGCGGCGAGCAGTTGACCGCCATACGGCAAAATCCCTTGCCAGCAACTCGAAAATGTATCTAGCAAGCTTGCCGATTTCCTCGGGTCCACCCCATACTCATCCGAAATACTCTTTGCCAATGGTCCCGTGATCACAATCGATATCGTATTATTCGCCGTCGCAATATCTGCCACACTGACCAATCCTGCGATACCAAATTCCGCACCCTTTTTTGATTTAATCTTACTAGAGATAAAATACAGCAGATAATCAATCCCACCGTTATGCTTGATAATCCCTACAACTCCACCAATCAGAATCGCAACGATTGCCAAGTCCTCCATACTGATAATGCCACTCGCAACAGCTTGCAAAAAACTGCTGATCGTATAAGAGCCATCCACCATTCCAATCAATCCCGCAAAAACCGTGCCACCAATCAAGACAATCAGCACATGTACACCCGCTAACGCCGCCACCAAAACAGCGATATAAGGCAGAATCTTCAACAACTCGTACTCGTAGTTGCCAGTCAGTGTAGCCGTATTCCCACTTGTAATAACCCCCAGAATAATTGCGGTTAAAATAGCACCCGGCAATACAATCAAAAAGTTTACCTTGAACTTATCTTTCATTTTCGTCTGCTGGGTTCGCACCGCCGCAATCGTCGTATCTGAAATCATCGACAAGTTATCCCCAAACATTGCGCCACCAATGACCGTCGCCATCGCCAATGCCATCGGGATATCTGTTTGACTCGCAATGCCTACGCCAATCGGTGCCAATGCCACAACCGTTCCCATCGAAGTCCCCATCGAGATGGAAATAAAGCAGCCAATCACAAACAGCCCAATCATTAAATAGTTCGCAGGCAATAACGATAGCCCTAGGTTCACGGTAGATTCAACCGCGCCCATCCCTCTTGCAACACCTGCAAAAGCACCCGCTAAAATAAAAATAACAGCCATTAAAATAATATTCGGATGCCCTGCACCTTTTGTGAAAATATCAATCTTTTTCGCAAACTTCTCTTTTCGATTCATCGCAAGTGCAACAGCCCCAGCAATGATAATCGCAACATTTAACGGCATACTCGAAAAGTCTTTTGTCAAAATACCCGATCCGATAAATAGCAGTACAAAAACCAATAACGGAAAGAGTGCAACAAGACTCCCCTTTTTCACTTCCCCATTCGACATACAGACCCCTCCCCCTCAATTCATCGTCATGCCACCTGTCACATTAATCCCTTGCCCCGTCATATAATCCGAGTACTTGGATGCTAAAAAGACTACAACATTTGCAATATCCTGCGGAGTTGCCGTTCTACCTAGTGGCACTTGCGAGCAATCTTCCGCTTTAATCGCCTCTGCATCGAGCCCCCTTAACTCCCCACCAATAACCCGCTCGTTACGTTTCATATCTGTCTCCACAATCCCTGGACATACCGCATTGACATTGATTTGATCTTTGGCCAGCTCCAATGCCATCACTTTGGTCAATCCTAGCACCGCATGCTTCGAAGCGACATAACTGCCCATCAAACGATAGCCATTTTTCCCAGCCTGTGAAGAAATGTTAATAATCTTTCCACCCTGCCCCTGCTTCTGTAAAACACGCGCCACAGATTGACTGCATAAATACACACCCTTGGCATTGACGTCCATAACTCGATCCCAATCACTTTCTTGAATATCAACCGCATAATCCATGGAAGATATCCCTGCGTTGTTTACTAAAATATCTACTCTTCCAAAGTGGTTCACCACTTTTTCTACCATTACTTCAACCTGATCACTTTGCACAACATCCGCTTGAATTGCTAATAAACCATCATTCACCTGCACTCCGTTCACCGCTCGATCGACGACCGCCACTTGTGCACCACTTTCCAATAATGCGTCAGTAATCGCACGACCAATACCCTGTGTTCCTCCCGTAACAACGGCAACTTTCCCCGTTAAATCCATACAATACATACGCGCTCCCCCTACATCAATAACATTCACATCACTAATACCTAGTAATTCAATATGAATAATTAAAGAGTATCGTATCGCGCTTTCCTTTCTCTGTCAACTGAATAATCATCATTTTCATAATCTTGGTTCAAAGGGGTTTACTTTGCTAGGTGAGATGTGATAGTTTAGATGTCAAAGTGAAAGGATGATAAAACATGGCACAAGTTGAAAGTTTTCTTTTAGACCACACAAAAGTAAAAGCACCTTATGTACGCCTCGCGGGTACCGAACAACACGAAAAAGGTAGCTCGCTTCAAAAATACGACCTACGCTTTTTACAACCCAATCATGACGCAATGCCCACTTCAGCGGTTCACACACTGGAGCATTTGCTAGCAACCTATATGCGCGACGAACTAACGGGAATTGTCGACATCTCCCCAATGGGATGCCGCACCGGCTTTTACATGATTATCTGGGACGAACATGACCCAAAAGACGTCGCCACTGCCTTAACAACCGTACTCGAAAAAGTCATTACAACCGAATACATTCCTGCTGTTTCTGCACTCGAATGCGGGAACTATCGCGACCATTCGCTATTTGCTGCGCAGGAATATGCGAAGCTTGTAGTGGAAGCTGGATTGAGTGATGACCCGTTTCGGGATTGAGGATTGAGTAGAAGAAATGACAAAACCCGCTTTGGACTTTATGTCCGATGCGGGTTTATTCGTTGTGAGTAGGAAAGATTAAGCTAAAATCCCCTCAATCTCCTCTCCACTTAATTTATATCAAACTCTCTATACAATTGCATCCTTGCCCATGCTTTCATAGAGTCATGTTCGTCATGCGATGGATCATTCATAATTCCCAAAAACGCATTGAATCCTGGCTCACCACCACAATCTTCGTGCGGTGCTGTTCCTTCTCCTGCCAAATAAATTGGCGATGAAAGATTTTGCTTTGTTAAAATTTCCTCGACGATAATATCGTGTCGCCAATTGTCCCCAAAGTCATAAACATATTTTATAAACGTATGCGACGGTATGAAATCCGACAACAACAGTCCTTCTTCCAATATCATTTCAACATCATTTGCGTACTCGAAAGCCTCTTCATCCATCACAATATTTAACTTCTGGCGGTTTGTTTGCCTGCTTTGAAACTTGTCCGTCTCAGACTCATCATATTGATAAAATTCGTGAAGATGATAATCGTGCCAACCAAACGCAATTTGGAAAATTTGATGGAAGTCCTGGAATTTCATATCAAGTGGAACGACCAACCTTCTCCGAATGGGATGCCCCATCAATTCCATCGACACATGTAACACAGCTGCCTCCGCATCGAAAATCGCTCCGTCCACGAGTGCTGCCAAATCCTTAAACATTTCCTCGGACGGGTAAATCGCCTGCACTTTCCGTCACCGACCAACAAACTGCTCGCTTTCTTTCCAATTCGTACATTAATAGGTTCACTTGAATCGAGTTCAGCAGCATACAGCCAAACATAATCGCACGCCTGATTCAACCTAGCGACCAGCGAACGATTCTTCGTCTTATAAAACGCTACATCCCCCGCCGCCTTCATGTACTGTTCAATGACATCCTCACTTACCCGCTCTGCCCTAAACACTTGTCGTATTGCCTTCTCAACCAACACATCCAATTGTTTGAAATCCTTCGCTTTCATGCCATGCATTAGGATAACTGTTTTCCGACGATTTATCATTAGCATATTTGCGTGCCATGAAAAAAGTAGATTTGCTTCTTAAGTTGCATCGGTTATAGGTGTAAAGAGGATTTGCTCTAGTAGTTTTTTTGTTGAGTGAATTTGGACGATATGGCTCATTTCTTTGCATTGCTGATAGCTGTTTTACAGTACTCGTTCTAACTTGAGTACTTAAAGACGCATCATAAGGCCAAAATCTGGAAATTAACTTCAACGATTCTGATCTTGACGAGACAAGAGCCAGAAGAAGATAAAAAGTGGCTGGTAGATCTGCACTAGGCGCGGAACGCGGGATATAAACTTATGAGGACTAAGGTCAATGGCTTTTGCCGCATTAAAAAAGCACCTCCTTCAAGTTGATATAAATATCAATCATAGATAAGAGATGCTTTTCAAATATATACGTTGTTTGATTGGGGCTTACGTTTTGGAATGAAATAGGGCGTT from Sporosarcina sp. FSL K6-1522 includes the following:
- a CDS encoding methyl-accepting chemotaxis protein, encoding MFRSIKTKIIMTVMVLFVIGIAAMTTISSTQVKNTTEKSATDASAALVNEISFAMENFLGQYGKGIGQLSTTPTVTDFTLPSEDNPTHNPIPALEKEFDSFLSFYEDATSVYLALPTQDIIIMPQADLGADFDPTTREWYQNAVAQPDIIQWSSPFIDSATGELVIAASKAVQSNGKVIGVLALDVELTALADTVAASDVGYGGFPMVLDTEGNVVAHPYTAGENYMNLPFIADMYTEGNNQGVAYYAHEGTDFVNVYATLPNFGWKVSAIYQEKNINATANDLRNSMMIIALITLLVIFLASYFIISRTIKPLSQLNTLMDSVSKGDLTVHSDIKTKDEIGELGNNFNTMIDNMNAIITVVNDSTSNVRASSESLSAVAEETNASSEEVAHAVNEIAQGAARSAEDAEIVTERSDLLGQQINEITTKAGVMSDIATKAGEMNTDGQGQMQQLKLSFNDWETNLQSMSEVIGTLETKVKAIGGVMETITEISAQTNLLALNASIEAARAGEHGKGFAVVADEVRKLAEQSARSTEEVKVTVQELQAESQLVTQQMNDTRENFHRQGTVVNDTETTFGEISTLMADMQDSIDAVYSEIQKVAAHKEDVAETIQTMAATSQETAAACEEVSASTDEQLRAIQSVTDAAETLTELSEELSQAVNRFTV
- a CDS encoding methyl-accepting chemotaxis protein, with amino-acid sequence MFKSVKTKIILTVMVLFLIGISIMTIISSTQVKNNTEESIINSSGTLVNEIGYIIENFLGQYDKGLTQIATSPTVIEFAEAGNGEAVSSQLQAINSVFENFLGPYADASSIYLTLPTKQTVISPYSDLGEDFDPTTRDWYTLAMVNPDTVHWTNPYIDEATGEFVISASKAVQTNGKVIGVVGLDVQLAALTDTISASDIGYEGYPAIFDTEGTAIAHPTLQGDNLMDLPYITEMYKNDSERDVIHYVHENVPKVLIYSTLPEFGWKVLAVYDEKNINEMANDLRISMVIVALVTLFVIFAALYIMISRTIKPLGQVNALMDSVSQGDLTVRTDIKSNDEIGELGRNFNIMIDNMNAIITVVNSSASNVRVSSESLSAVAEETSASSEEVAHAVNEIAHGASRSAEDAEIVTERSDLLGQQINEITTKAGIMSDIATKAGEMNTNGQGQMQQLKQSFGDWETNLHSMSEVIGTLETKVKAIGGVMETITEISAQTNLLALNASIEAARAGEHGKGFAVVADEVRKLAEQSARSTEEVKVTVQELQTESQLVTQQMNDTRDNFQRQGTVVNDTETTFGEISTLMADMQDSIAAVYTEIQKVTSHKEDVSETIQTMAATSEETAAACEEVSASTDEQLRAIQSVTDAAETLTELSEELSTAVNRFKV
- the flaG gene encoding flagellar protein FlaG, with the protein product MVSRMDSGTVTHQASVSVEKAAPDMDVQVIPVKAVAEKVQPQADQEQQLSAEKAKQMTDSMNTFLASANTQLRFKFHDKLNEYYVTVVDSTTDEVIREIPSKKLMDIHAAMREFVGLLVDQKI